Below is a window of Synchiropus splendidus isolate RoL2022-P1 chromosome 9, RoL_Sspl_1.0, whole genome shotgun sequence DNA.
CATGATCTCAGAGTTGAAACAGAGTTCAGCCAACTCCAGGACTGCTCGTCTGTTTTTATCAGAGGGCTGCACCATATATATCCTGATGAAATCCCCCGCCTGACAAGAGATACGGCCATCGGAGAAGGAAACAATTGAGCGGGCATGAATGATTTACCGCTCCACATCTGTGATCATACCGAGCGGCGGGCAGgatctgatgacatcactgatgCTGAGTCAGATAACAGCTACATCATCAACTATGTATAGAAGTGGCCAGAGATCAAGCCAGAGACACTCAGACATGATCTTCTGCAGTGACGTACTTTCACTTCTTTTGATGGCACCAGTGCAGTCTTCAGCTGTCACCTCCTCTTAAACTGATAAATAAGAAAGGAGAATATAGCTAAACATTTCCATGTCAGTCCATGCAGCACACATAAGCCAAATTTTGCAATGTTCCAAATAATGACATGAATctaaatgcatttaaatagcGGTTTTTATACGGATAATGAAAATGTTAagtcattatttttcttaaacGTAAAGTTGAATTTCAAAGCCTCGCTCGTTTGTTATTGGCGGAAGTGACGTAGTTACGTTTTAAATCGTGCGGGAGCAAACTGGGGTGAACCGTGACCGCTGCTGCGCTCGGCAGCTCTCCGCCAAAGCTTTTCTGGTGAATAAAACCACCTTCATGTCCACTTAAATCAGGTATGTGCTCATGCTGCGCGATTTCATTCGCCCACTGACGTTTCATTGAGGAGTAGCCGCTAGCTGTTAGCACATGCTAACGGACGCCCACTTTATTCTCACTGTTACGTCTCTCACCGCAAGATGCGAGTTGCTAAACACAGGATTTGTTGGTCTTGTGAGCAGTTGTTGAAATATATACTAGATGCCAGTGCGGTGTTTAAGATGACCTATATTTAAGATGGGGGCGGTCAGTGTTGAAGCTATCGTTTGATAGCATGAACTAGGCTAGTTGGGTTTGTGGACGGCCCGTCTTCAAAACACTTGTGAGATCTCACATGTACTGTATACGTTAGTGAGACCACCAACAATGCAAGTCACAATAGAGCGCTTCATACGTAAGTGGTTTGGTAAGCGGTCATGTAACGCGTCTCTGCCATATTTGGTGCCAACTGTTCAGTAGCTGATGCGTCTTTAAACGGACTCCCACGTCCTGTCCTCCACAGAGCGTCTCAGATCCGCGCTGCCAGGACAAGACATGGACCTGCACAAGATTATCCATGCTGCGCTGCATGAGTTTATTCAGGCTTACATCCCTGATGCAGATTTGAGGTAAGAACGCACGTCGGTGGCGAGCATGATCATGCGTTGTGGTGTGGCTTGAAGgtcttctttctctctgaagCACTCTGGATGATGTTCTTCTGTCGTACATCACTGGAGTCCTGGAGGATCTTGGCTCGCAGCAGAGTGTGGAGGAGAACTTTGATGTGGAGGTCTTTGCAGAAATGCTCGAAGCTTACATTCCAGGGTTTGCAGACATTGACAGGTACAGAGACCCTTTGCAATACACTGAATTTtacatgaaaagagaaaaaaagccctctaatttttcatgtgtctgagcaaacccaCGAACTCTCTGAGCAGTCcggaccactgtgagcgaccTGTCGCCGTCGGTTGTGTCTGTAATAGTTTATAATAGcgttaaaatgtttaaaaattttaaatgtattccaGAAATTGCGGCAAGTTGTATTCAGGACAAATTTTTGTTGCATACAGTAGAtctgagatcgtatcagctcTGCGCAATTGCGCACTCGCGCAGCTTAGAGGGAATATTGACCATGAGTTAAAATTGTGGCCATATAAGTGTGTTACTTGAATATTATTCCCAGCTAAATCTTTGCGTGTGGCATAATTTAAAATCATGCGTGTGGCTTTTGTTTTACAGTGTCAAAGTCTGTGAGATGATGTTCAGCCTGGCGTCTAAATTGGCAAACGCTCGGTCGGCAGGTACAGTCTCAATGTTTTGCCCACTCAGCTGTGAACATGCATCAGCCGGGCAGTGTTTTCAAGTGCACCGTTTTCTTTTTTGAAGGTGGTGAGGAAAACTGTGAGCCAAAGACAAATGACAGTCTATTTAAAATCTCCTCACTGAGCAGCACGGCTCAACCTGGAGGGGAACTGCAGTGTCTCCAAAGGCAGACAGAGGGCGCTACTGCCAAGGTAATGCGGTCATAAAACATGCAGCTATATTTTTGTGtgacagtggtacctcagttttcgaccacaatccgctccagacggccgttcaagaagcgatttgttcaaaatctgaatcgatttttcccataacaatgaatggaaaaagaaataatgcgttccaagccttaaaatagtcttttgtaggagtgaatgtagagtgtctgctgcaggtgcgctgttcctctatgtgtgtggctgctgcatgtgggaggggttgccgagtgagtgacgtctctccagaagtgaagcggtgcccggtgcgtgtccagctctgaatgtgcgcttctgtgcagtttggctgtgacaaagtcataaaccaagtcacgctctgtcccagactcgcctcatccctgtcccagctccagcccacaacaggacatcaaacacGAGTGTCGAGAGTGAgcagctcccctgtgacactctaccacggtccagtgtggagacaggaaaggttttacacctcaatatgaagaagaaacagtcagttaatgtagctaacgggacacgtctgcatacagaggctgcgttatacactaACAAAGCATGtagtgggtcagctggtcggtttgcacatgttatgtttcttccggcttttttcggcttataagttctggatttttgttcggaattagaagcaaaaaaatctcaaacttTGTTCGAGCTCCAATTTgctcgaagtccgggacgttctaAAACCGaattatatttaattatatttcaaattatattttctttgtcttaaatattttattaagcCAACATacagtgacaaaaataaaatcggGAAGCTCTTTCTTTACCTTGGTCTGACGTGGTCTCACTGTCTGTTCCTCAGCTTCCAGTGTCAGAGTGGGAAAGTCAGGAGCAGCACCTGCTGGAGATGTTTCCTAAATGTAGCCTCTCAGAGGCTCGCAGTGCTCTGTCTATTGCTAAGGGCGACATGGAGGAAGCGGTGCGGCTCATCATTGAAGGGGACGTGCAACTGAGCCCCACTCCTCTCGAGGTGAGAGTCACAGGTttcaaaggaaagaaaaacttCTTCAGCAGGCGTGTCCATCTAAATGTCACACTTTCATTAAGATTTAATTCGCTCTTTTGAATTGTGCAGGCATGGTAGTCCTTATCTGAAGGTCACTTTACTGATGAAcatgttgctgtggcaacaaaGACCATCTGACATAACCTGAAAATTGTGTTGCCTCAGGTGAACAATGGGAAGAGCATCGCGTCACTGGCGGATGAGAAACTGAAAGAGAGCATCCTTGAGAAGTAAGACTTGATCCTGTGGGGACGATGTTCGCTGCTTCTCACATTCATTGCTTTGTCTTTGCAGGTACATGCTGGTCGACAGCGAAGAAGATAAAAAGACACACCGGCCCGTCGCCCCCAAAGATGTAAGTCAATGCGTTGACCTTTTTGTCACCATTGAGATTTATTTAAATCctttatttgatttgtttttactcaGATCAAAGGTGTCCTTGAATCAGGTTGTTGTGCTTTATACTAAAGGAAATGTCAGCCATGTAAAAGTAATATTGTGAAGCCAGAAATTTCAACAGAATCAGAGGTTGGATTTTCAAACCAGAAAGTCAGGCAATCCAAGatagccatcttggattgcctGACTTTTCCCCCCCTGAGTGTAAGCAGGAAGTATAAGTTAAGAGTGAAGTATATGTAAGAGACATATTGCACTTCTCTTCTGCAAATCAACTGCATGTTTATTCTGAAGTTACTAATGTTTGGACAAGGCATCTGTTGTGGATGTCGCCATTTTCTTTTCTGACTTCAGTCACGGGGTAGATTTGAGTTGCTCACAAGTTCTGTGATTTTAAGTCAAATGAAATGGGTGAAACACAAAGGGGCCTAAAATTGAACCCTGGGTAACACCAGAGTTAACAGAGTGGTTGTTGTGCTGAGATTTTCTTGGTTCCTGTAATTTAGTttctaatataatatattatcaTTTCCTTCCCTTTACCTACGTCAGCTGAGAGTTTTGTTTCCCATCTTTAGACACCACACATCACAAACAGCTTAGGGACTCGGGGGctaataattaaataaagctGGATGTCGGTTTTCATAACATTATGAAAGTGGAAACGTATCTAGAGTAATGTGATTGTTCCTGTAATTTGCCACCATCTTTCCGCAGGCCCCCAAAAAACTGGTCCGTTACCACGGTAACCAGGTGGTGACAACCAAAGGGGAGCGCTACCAACTGGTAAAGAAGGACGAGAccgaggacatgaagaagacgtaCGTGAACCTCAAGCCGGCGCGGAAATACAGGTTCCATTGATGACAAGCAGCTACTGAGTCCCTGAGtttacagtatttattttaattttggccTTATATTCTGTTGGATATTCACAACCCGAAGTACGTGAGCGTGCCTGTGGCTTCTTTTGGGAGATGTTTTAACCATTATCTGCCTTTGTTAAAGATGTGGTTCAGTTCTTTCTTAACGGAGGTTTAGGCATTTAGCGTCGCAAAATAGTGGGACTGTTGTGACTTGTGTTTGCGTAGCTGCTTATACTGGATAGCTCAGCAGGTCTGACAGTGCACTGGCTCCTGAGTTCTGTAAATATTACcatgaataataatatttttcttaCATGCTCTGACTATAGCGTGTTCTCTGTAACTCTATGGTGCTGTAGACTGTCTTTTAGATAAACCCTCCATGTAAATATTGATGCCCATTTcaacagagaagcagcagatgtGGTTACTCGCAACATGTAGATAGTTTAGAAATGTAACATCGGGGGAACCGTCGAGTGTCGTTCTGCAACCACATGATATTTTTGACAGTCgttatattttcatattaaaCACTCAACTTGAATCAAACTTAAAACAGCACCAGAGCTGGACTGATCTCGACTTTGCTAAAATCTGATTCAGTAAAGTTCAAAATTCTGTAAACCAAAAAGGTATGAGACTGTGTGTAGTGTTATTATAGTTACATCATCAAGATAGCAACTTGTGGTGGATTGTAGCTTTGGTGAAGTTATTTACTGTTTTACATTCACTGGAATcttttcatgtttgtgtttgcttcaaTATGTGAGcacctttattttctttccttttttaacAATTTGGCAGATGATAACGTGTTCCACTTATGatcatgtcattttcaaatCCTTTCCATtcttatttatctttttatccTGGTTGGAGAAGTTGTGCACAgtctttattaaaatgaattttgtACATCTTATACACCGTCtttgtcttgatgttttttgttaGCGTCCCagaacatggacacacacacacaaacttactgaaccaaactcaaacctAAATAATAACATAGTTATTGTGAAGTCTCAATTAAAGTGAGGGATCAGGAAGTGACGGCCAGGCTAAGTACCCTCACGCTTTCGGTTAAAAACTCACCGGTTCTCACAAagtcaacacacgcacacaaacttTCAAGGGTCACATTTACCTTGTCCATCATTCCTAATGAGATTTTTGCATCAAGACAGTGAAAACACATAGTTGCAAACAAACTTTAATCTGAGGAGCCGTTTAACAGCTCATAAATCATGCTCATCAAAGCAGAACATCAACCTCGATGTTGAACAGTTTTACCTTAAAACGCATGGTGCCCTTTATTGCTAAGCAAGGCGCGGCTACAAGAAGCAGGTCCAGCAACTTCTTATCTGTCATATAAAAGAATTAGCCAGCAACAATAAAGTTCTGTTGAATTCCAATCCCACCTTCATCCAGTGGTTCATATATTTGGCACGCGCAGTAAACGTTAACTTGTTTCAACGAAAACAGACTTTACAGCATGGAAAGGTAGACGATTCAATGTTTAAACACAAGCACGGTGTGGAAGCTTTAAGACGAACGTGCAACTCCCGAGTTGGATCAGTAGACGGAGCCAGGTGTTCACCAGCGGTATATTATAATTCCATCTTGAATAAAAATCTAATACTGGCGTGTTATCTAGCAAATGATAAATACATGAGTTaggttatttttttctgttcatataaatataaactaGTCAGACACAGTTAGCGCCTATGCTAGCAGATGTCCCTCGAACAGATGGGCGTCAAAGTTAGGGCTACTCTCTGTAAACAGCACTAACGTTATTTCAGTAACTAATTCGATTCCAACGGTGCACACATACTCACTCAATCAAACGTCAATTCAAACAGTAAAAAGCATAAATAACACAATAATCAAACAAATGGTTTTGACTGAGCAGCCATGTTCCTTCTGGATTTTTGAGTCCTTCCAAATCGATTGTTGCTGTCGTAAAAGGTTTTACAGCTGAAGTGGAACATTCCTCACGATCCCGCCCTCAGAGATAAGGTATGACGGTATTCAATAACAGCAGGGCCACAATACAAATTCAAATATCATGACACGCGATGAGCCACCCACGCACACATTTACTGTATGTCCTCACTAAAGCGTTGCTTAACAACTCCCAGTCCCGAGAGCCTGACTCTTCCGTGGCAACGACAATGGCACTCGACAAGAGAAGCAGGAAGGTTTTCAAGATGGCCACTCACTCCCAATGCAGCAGTTCAAGTGAGTTTTAAAGTCTCTCACGCAGACGTGCACAGTTTCCTGGAGCCTTTCAAGAGAGATGCGAATCTTCATATCGACCCTGGATCATCGTTTTCAGCAAGGGTCCAACCTTCAAACACACACGAGACAAAGTTATCGATTCACACAGGTCTTCATCTAACTGGACAGCTGGGTTTTAAGAGAGGAGGACACAACAGAAACGTAAACGCACCCCTTTAAAACATGACACAGTTATTTCCCCTCAGCCTGCCAACCCCTTTGTATCTCCTGGTTCTAAATCAGGTGTTCCAGAAATATTCCCATCAACTGGGTTGTCGGACGGGTCAGCGAGCTCCGGGGACACCAGGTGACCTACTTGTGTGTCTGACAGGATTTTCTAAAAAGCTGCCTGTCTTTTATGAGCCTCACTGCATCAGAACAAGACAGATAAGAGAGTGGTTTTACTTCGTGTGGGTCGCCCAGCGCTTCTCCCAGCATCTTCTCAATGTTCCTCATGATGGCCACTTTCTGATGAGCCCGCAGTGGGTATTCTATCCTCTTAGGTGTGGGCGCGCCCTGACACGGGGAGGAACGGTCATTTTAAAGACGGCGAAAAGACAGAGGCGCGAGAAATGAGTCAACATACTTTGTACCAGAAGTTAACAGTGATGGTCACGCCCCCATTCAGAAGAGATTCAATGTGGTGCCACctgcaaaatacaaaaataaacaatgaaattaTTGTGGATCACTGTAAGGCTGAAACAGCAATGAATACCTGTCTGAATGTGCAGAACCGCCATTGTTGGCATCATTTACTTAAATAAACCACAGTGTGTAATGAGTTTCACAACAAACTGCCATTGGGGTCGAAGCAGCAAAACCAGTCGCGCTGGCGTTCTACAATGACACTTTCGTAACAGTTCTGTCGCTGCAGACGTGATAACACACGCACAATTCCAGTTCTCCTTCAAAGTTGACAACGACTAACCAAATAAGTCTAGTCAAATTGTATACACAGATATAAATTTTTTTAAGACAGAAAACATCGCACCAATACATGGGGATATACAGTACGTCTCCAGGTCCCACCACTGCCTCATAGCCCACTACATTCTTGAAATTGGGAAACTTCTCATAGTCTGGATTATCAAAATCCAcctggaagaaaagaaaagaaaagcatttCTCAGTTTTGAATCCAGATATTTTCAGAGTAGTTATGCAACAAGATACAATTAGTAGTAAATAGGCATTTTAATTTTTGATTTGTCGGACAATCCAATAACTGCACGTCAACTTCAGATGGGAAGCAAACATCTGAAGAAAATATAAACAATGAACTTTCTCCAAAATCAGAATCTTCCCTTCACCATCTTATTTTTGGCATCCAACACGTGGACCTCCTTTATTTAATATCCTCCACGATCGATGACTCAGCACTGGCTTCAGGCTCTTCGGTGAGCGAGTTATTCCCTACCACGGACTGTCCTCAGCACTTTTTGTTGTAAACACAATCTAAAACCGCAGCACAAAGTAATTGGAGCTCGACGACTTACTTGACTCTGTCGGTCACAAGGGTGATGCACTGGATAGGGGTAGAGACACTCAAACTGGTCTGGAGAAAAGAGGATGCACCTCTTGTGACCCTTGATCTGAGCAAAGAAGTTCTGCTGCTCGTCGTAATGCGCAGGTGTCACATTACCTGGAGAACACATTGGTAAGGATTCGTTTCATTTTGAGGTGTTCTCTGCCAAACATGGCTGGCAACTTACCCTCCATGCCGATGAGCAGGAGGTTGGATGTCAGCTGTCCCCAGTTTCTCTTGGCCTGCTGCTTGTTGATCCAGTTCCAGTTGAAGCCAAGAAAGTCAACGACTATTTTCTTTCCAACCGTGTCATTCAAGGTCTGCTGCAGATACACCCTTTTAAAAATACACGGGAGGGAAATGAATGAGCTTGTTTACAGACAAAACAGCTCTGCCTTTGAAGACAAAATGAGTTCAAACAACCGGTTTGAATATGTCACaaaactgctgagtcactgCTCTAATGTACCTGTATGTAAATGAAGGCATGCAATCTAAATTATGAGAGCTATTTCAAATGAAGCGATCGTACCTCTCGTTCCCTCCCAGGTTTTCCATTTCGTGCATTTTGTCGACGAATTCAGAGAATTTCATTTCCATCCGTCTGGATTTCGGGACAAAGTTCTCGAAGATGGACATTTTCTTTTCGTCATAATAGAGGAATTTGTGGCTTTCAGCTGTGTACACAGAGAAGTCTCCGTTGCCAATGTTTTCTTGAAGATAAGCGATGTCCCACTTCAGAGCTGGATACACAAGATTAGTATCTGTTAAAACCACCGGCTCCTGGAAACACAGAGGGAAGATCAAAGTGGTTCTCAAGAAACAAATCCCAGTGTACATAATGAGATGCCATTAAGCCATAGAAAGAGTCATAAAAGTGCAAACACATTATATGGATCCACATCTGGTTCAACTAACTG
It encodes the following:
- the hif1an gene encoding hypoxia-inducible factor 1-alpha inhibitor codes for the protein MAAATVAEADGAAGGAGVGLAEAQNRGWDESQLRQYPFPTKPIPRLSHADPRAQMLINNEEPVVLTDTNLVYPALKWDIAYLQENIGNGDFSVYTAESHKFLYYDEKKMSIFENFVPKSRRMEMKFSEFVDKMHEMENLGGNERVYLQQTLNDTVGKKIVVDFLGFNWNWINKQQAKRNWGQLTSNLLLIGMEGNVTPAHYDEQQNFFAQIKGHKRCILFSPDQFECLYPYPVHHPCDRQSQVDFDNPDYEKFPNFKNVVGYEAVVGPGDVLYIPMYWWHHIESLLNGGVTITVNFWYKGAPTPKRIEYPLRAHQKVAIMRNIEKMLGEALGDPHEVGPLLKTMIQGRYEDSHLS
- the cuedc2 gene encoding CUE domain-containing protein 2, which codes for MDLHKIIHAALHEFIQAYIPDADLSTLDDVLLSYITGVLEDLGSQQSVEENFDVEVFAEMLEAYIPGFADIDSVKVCEMMFSLASKLANARSAGGEENCEPKTNDSLFKISSLSSTAQPGGELQCLQRQTEGATAKLPVSEWESQEQHLLEMFPKCSLSEARSALSIAKGDMEEAVRLIIEGDVQLSPTPLEVNNGKSIASLADEKLKESILEKYMLVDSEEDKKTHRPVAPKDAPKKLVRYHGNQVVTTKGERYQLVKKDETEDMKKTYVNLKPARKYRFH